Proteins from a single region of Argiope bruennichi chromosome 6, qqArgBrue1.1, whole genome shotgun sequence:
- the LOC129971492 gene encoding uncharacterized protein LOC129971492, with protein sequence MEEQEKSECHKCKKKFEFQKYIGHECIVEQSNPTSTISMPPSVHINDYNKEKEDLKCTFCGIDMVTPKLLEIHMISCLYRNTNCKYCNSLIPSRNNDEQCCSNCSGKTARNSFTRKRIKPPSDSQKKRGINFKLKVARYQENEERTQYTNPKIATDREANTEKQTQIDVNQFYELRHPPSKVCQNSGRILVQQKKDFEEVNAEISSEKFKNKHSRKPNFRTIRRTDEQMKPPAKKSNQLPGKNTPTNKTIKLKLLSDLNPGNDCGLLLQLPSANKTDHLYKCCKCGREFKTVKLVSVHYSSCKSAKFINSEVLLSAVRWVCLICLTLFTETQTLVNHLKNCNIFDKNYEGACERWCKKCNFKCISKYWFRNHDCEKELKNMKTCSVRLNMIKMNVSQDRALVNECKFCDEIFENQYTDSHFETFHPGVSSAENVRKFLVNIHSDPNLKSGSYNNSVVIKIEPESSDYEENASSGFKNSNYLNVNSHPSFNPVLDNISMPPPSVNLPTFQSSVRLPNHQFPSTQVHVPSYTRQEGISNINEQICKCPNRNDASDTKVCLKCLSKLDISEFSQNFKIVPFGLAKIKRENSEESEESNHNAQADFNTATSSTQNGGQGIEIGSGGILDMMSYTSLTPPSSHNGISPPSTPGTLVQSLTNIEPCSASDVSIGSLNDDIAMVPDIAQLDEPRCPDELVHYINDDCSPDIPLIPCDDDQGLFTPMESYKIMHLWDVDDLDCVDAWAVVPSEGNETVEKYICSECIAFSCLDQNSIIKHLIQNHDKKLQFSAMYIIKTENESL encoded by the coding sequence ATGGAAGAACAAGAGAAGTCAGAATGtcataaatgcaagaaaaagtttGAATTCCAAAAGTACATTGGACATGAATGTATTGTTGAACAAAGCAATCCAACTTCAACAATTTCTATGCCACCATCTGTTCATATTAATGACTACAATAAAGAGAAGGAAGATTTAAAGTGTACCTTTTGTGGTATTGACATGGTAACCCCTAAATTACTTGAAATTCATATGATATCATGCTTGTATCGCAATACAAACTGCAAATATTGTAATAGTCTCATTCCATCACGAAATAATGATGAACAGTGTTGTTCTAACTGTTCAGGAAAAACTGCTAGAAATTCCTTTACAAGAAAGAGAATAAAACCACCATCGGATTCACAGAAGAAGagaggaataaattttaaattgaaagttgCTAGGTATCAAGAAAATGAAGAGCGAACTCAGTATACTAATCCAAAGATAGCAACTGATAGAGAAGCAAATACGGAAAAACAAACACAAATTGATGTAAATCAGTTTTATGAGTTGCGTCATCCACCTAGTAAAGTGTGCCAGAATTCTGGAAGGATTTTAGTACAGCAGAAGAAAGATTTTGAAGAAGTGAATGCAGAAATTTCctcagaaaaatttaagaataagcaTTCTCGGAAACCAAATTTTAGAACCATCAGACGAACTGATGAACAGATGAAACCACctgcaaaaaaaagtaatcaattaCCTGGTAAAAATACCccaacaaataaaacaataaagctTAAACTTTTATCTGATTTAAATCCTGGAAATGACTGTGGATTATTACTGCAGTTACCCTCTGCTAATAAAACTGATCATTTGTATAAGTGTTGCAAATGTGGGAGAGAATTTAAAACCGTAAAATTAGTATCAGTGCATTATTCTAGCTGTAAATCcgccaaatttataaattctgaagtACTTCTTAGTGCGGTCAGATGGGTATGCTTAATATGCCTCACCCTTTTTACAGAAACTCAGACACTTGTAAATCACTTaaaaaactgcaatatttttgataaaaactatGAAGGTGCTTGTGAAAGGTGgtgcaaaaaatgtaattttaaatgcattagcAAATATTGGTTTCGGAACCATGACTgtgaaaaagaactgaaaaatatgaagacTTGTTCAGTGCGAttgaatatgattaaaatgaatgtttcacAAGATAGAGCACTCGTGAATGAATGTAAATTttgtgatgaaatttttgaaaatcaatatacTGATTCACATTTTGAAACTTTCCATCCTGGTGTGTCCAGTGctgaaaatgttagaaaatttctTGTGAACATTCATTCTGATCCAAATCTTAAGTCTGGTTCATATAATAACTCAGTAGTTATTAAAATAGAACCAGAATCTTCAGATTATGAAGAAAATGCCTCAAGTggttttaaaaactcaaattacCTCAATGTTAATAGCCATCCTTCTTTTAATCCAGTGCTTGATAATATTTCAATGCCACCTCCATCTGTAAATTTGCCTACTTTCCAATCATCTGTAAGATTGCCTAACCATCAGTTCCCATCAACTCAAGTTCATGTGCCCTCATATACTCGCCAAGAAGGTATCAGCAATATTAATGAACAAATATGTAAATGTCCTAATCGTAATGACGCTTCTGATACCAAGGTATGCTTAAAATGTTTAAGTAAACTTGATATATcagaattttcacaaaattttaaaattgtcccTTTTGGATTAGCTAAAATTAAGCGAGAAAATTCTGAAGAGTCAGAAGAATCAAACCACAATGCACAGGCAGATTTTAATACAGCTACATCTTCAACTCAGAATGGAGGACAAGGAATAGAAATTGGTAGTGGTGGAATCCTTGATATGATGAGTTATACTTCATTAACTCCTCCCTCGTCTCATAATGGAATCAGTCCTCCTTCAACACCCGGCACATTAGTACAGTCTTTAACTAATATAGAACCTTGCTCAGCATCAGATGTTAGTATAGGATCCTTGAATGATGATATAGCGATGGTTCCCGATATAGCTCAACTTGATGAACCACGTTGTCCCGACGAACTTGTTCATTACATCAATGATGATTGTTCACCAGACATACCATTAATACCATGTGATGATGATCAAGGACTTTTTACACCTATGGAgtcttataaaataatgcatctttGGGATGTAGACGATTTAGACTGTGTTGATGCTTGGGCTGTAGTGCCCTCTGAAGGCAATGAAACTGTCGAGA